One Sediminibacillus dalangtanensis genomic region harbors:
- a CDS encoding LysR family transcriptional regulator, with translation MDVENMKAFVKVAELRSISAAAIDLNHLQSNMTAKIKKIETHYNQVLFNRNTKGVTLTESGQELYDQFKKILLLWEETEMKMGKRKEQLRIGTMISLGGAMFSDALEELYKSYPDLSVTFKTGSTEYLEEQVVLGHLDIAYTIGTLHNKKVQYQKAGLDEMVIIGKDINSNTNFYDYISGKDLITLSNQCLYFSKLDQIYTDHTIQQGKIIEVGDFETLVQFSTIGMGIAIVSKHVANRFNVKHYLEVPSPYKHIDLYLISRLNHEFSPLEDRLIKTIF, from the coding sequence ATGGATGTAGAAAATATGAAGGCTTTCGTGAAGGTTGCAGAATTAAGAAGTATATCGGCCGCTGCAATAGACTTAAATCATCTTCAATCGAACATGACTGCTAAAATTAAAAAGATCGAAACACATTATAACCAAGTGCTTTTCAATAGAAACACAAAAGGAGTCACTTTAACGGAATCTGGCCAAGAATTATATGATCAATTCAAGAAAATACTTTTACTTTGGGAAGAAACAGAAATGAAAATGGGGAAAAGGAAGGAACAACTTCGTATTGGTACGATGATATCCCTTGGAGGAGCAATGTTTTCAGATGCCTTGGAAGAACTATATAAATCTTATCCTGATCTTTCTGTAACGTTCAAAACAGGTTCAACAGAGTACTTAGAGGAGCAGGTTGTCCTTGGTCATCTCGATATTGCTTACACCATTGGCACATTACATAATAAAAAAGTTCAATATCAAAAAGCCGGTTTAGATGAAATGGTGATTATTGGGAAAGACATCAATTCAAATACGAACTTTTATGATTATATATCCGGTAAGGACTTAATTACATTATCAAATCAATGTTTATATTTTTCTAAATTAGATCAAATATATACCGACCATACTATACAACAAGGGAAAATTATTGAAGTGGGCGACTTCGAAACATTAGTTCAATTTTCAACCATTGGCATGGGAATAGCCATTGTGTCCAAGCATGTAGCCAACCGTTTCAACGTTAAGCATTACTTAGAAGTTCCCTCTCCATATAAACACATCGATCTATATTTAATCAGTAGACTAAATCATGAATTTTCACCTTTAGAGGATAGACTCATTAAAACAATATTTTGA
- a CDS encoding DJ-1/PfpI family protein — protein sequence MKKRKVGILLFDYVDVLDFTGPAEVFSLTTNNKAEKTLTLYKKHLLPMRPFEVCTISETGMELKTHSEIIINPDFSIDNSPALDILIIPGGPLRAVQSMAKNQKIQDWIIKHKSIEYISSVCTGAYILGGTGLLDGKKATTHHLALKLFEEKYPEIQVLSDRKVVHDGNIITYGGVSSGINMALYIVKQILGKSTAERTAKTIEFTM from the coding sequence ATGAAAAAGCGAAAGGTCGGTATTTTACTGTTTGACTATGTAGATGTTTTAGATTTTACTGGTCCCGCTGAGGTGTTTTCCTTAACAACAAATAATAAAGCAGAAAAAACGTTAACCCTTTATAAAAAGCATTTATTACCAATGAGACCATTTGAAGTATGTACTATTTCAGAAACAGGAATGGAATTAAAAACTCACTCAGAGATAATAATAAATCCTGATTTTAGCATTGATAATAGTCCTGCGTTGGATATTTTAATAATTCCAGGTGGTCCCTTAAGAGCGGTACAATCTATGGCTAAAAATCAAAAGATACAAGATTGGATCATAAAGCATAAAAGTATCGAATATATAAGTTCTGTTTGTACTGGAGCATACATATTAGGGGGAACTGGATTATTAGATGGAAAGAAGGCAACTACCCATCATTTAGCACTAAAACTGTTTGAAGAAAAGTATCCGGAGATTCAAGTTTTATCCGATAGAAAAGTTGTACATGATGGCAATATCATAACCTACGGTGGGGTTTCTTCAGGAATAAACATGGCACTATATATTGTTAAACAAATTTTAGGCAAATCTACTGCTGAAAGAACTGCAAAAACTATTGAATTCACAATGTGA
- a CDS encoding transposase, with protein sequence MISLFEGHDYGTLLCNLDTHEPVDILENREEETVRQWFRERPRQVIHRANPSIIQISDRFHLVHNLGSLLERILMKELPAKIKKYNPKRIQEKSDSPSVSSTMGYAERKREENAWKKWEVALEVKKKRRAGIPYQRIGRKLNLHRTTVKKYEEMKGPPDTRRTSRSTAIQRFLLELEDQVKKGYKTADIEAALRAEGYEGSYSAVRNHVEAIRRKAKNKARKETIISRKQAWVLFWRPLEALSEKEREALNHILSLYPKTKG encoded by the coding sequence ATGATTTCGCTTTTCGAAGGTCATGATTATGGGACACTTCTGTGCAATCTAGATACCCATGAGCCTGTTGATATATTGGAAAACAGAGAGGAAGAAACGGTACGGCAATGGTTTCGGGAAAGGCCTCGGCAAGTTATCCATCGTGCAAATCCATCGATTATACAAATCAGTGATCGCTTCCACCTTGTTCACAATCTAGGTTCTTTATTAGAGCGTATTCTGATGAAAGAGCTACCTGCAAAAATAAAGAAATATAATCCAAAGAGAATCCAAGAAAAAAGTGATAGCCCCTCAGTTTCTTCCACAATGGGATATGCAGAAAGAAAAAGAGAAGAAAATGCCTGGAAAAAATGGGAGGTGGCTCTGGAAGTCAAAAAAAAGCGTCGGGCAGGTATTCCTTATCAACGGATAGGACGGAAGTTAAACCTTCACCGTACAACGGTGAAAAAATATGAAGAAATGAAAGGGCCTCCTGATACCCGAAGAACTTCCCGTTCTACTGCTATCCAACGCTTTCTGTTGGAATTAGAGGATCAGGTGAAAAAAGGCTATAAGACAGCTGACATCGAAGCAGCCCTTCGGGCGGAAGGATATGAGGGCAGTTATTCTGCTGTACGTAATCATGTGGAAGCCATACGCCGTAAGGCGAAGAACAAAGCAAGAAAAGAAACAATCATCTCTCGCAAACAAGCGTGGGTGCTGTTCTGGCGGCCGCTTGAAGCATTGTCCGAAAAAGAAAGAGAAGCGCTGAACCATATATTGTCCCTTTATCCCAAGACAAAAGGATAA
- a CDS encoding DMT family transporter: MKKYVFLILISFIWGSQFYFAEKVLDEVAPLTLAAIRSIVGAIALSIVAALIKNPSHKKRKVARSPKLYLLYVSIALLEAVIPFFLVAWGQQRVSSSIASILIGTTPIWTILIIGAVFRKKLSLYQTTGVVLGFLGIVFVFSPSLGTSLFSNGLAGFIALLIATASYAGALVLMEYLPSEATVASMRNVLCIASVILIPITFIIEDPTLATLSMIDVIDLLILGVFQTGLVYWFYNLLIHMEGAVFASFSNYFIPLIGVFLGSLFLNESVSIYMIIGLFIIIFSIIISRKTKSCNRQDKLALTQFWW, encoded by the coding sequence ATGAAAAAATATGTATTTTTAATACTTATAAGTTTCATTTGGGGTTCTCAGTTTTACTTTGCTGAAAAAGTTTTAGATGAAGTAGCCCCCTTAACATTGGCTGCAATTCGATCAATTGTAGGTGCCATCGCCTTATCTATTGTTGCCGCTTTAATTAAGAATCCAAGTCACAAAAAAAGAAAAGTCGCTAGATCTCCTAAATTATATTTACTGTATGTTTCGATTGCATTATTAGAGGCAGTCATACCGTTTTTCTTGGTTGCTTGGGGACAGCAAAGGGTGAGCAGTAGTATAGCTTCAATATTAATAGGTACTACTCCTATATGGACAATATTAATCATTGGGGCAGTGTTTCGAAAAAAACTAAGCCTCTATCAAACGACAGGAGTGGTATTAGGGTTTCTTGGCATTGTATTCGTTTTTTCTCCATCTTTGGGAACGAGTTTATTTTCAAATGGTTTAGCAGGTTTTATAGCGCTTTTAATTGCTACAGCAAGTTATGCAGGTGCTTTAGTTTTAATGGAATATTTGCCGTCTGAAGCAACAGTTGCGTCTATGCGAAATGTCCTATGTATAGCCTCTGTTATTTTAATACCCATCACTTTTATTATTGAAGATCCTACACTTGCTACATTAAGTATGATAGATGTCATTGACTTGCTTATTTTAGGTGTTTTTCAAACGGGACTAGTTTATTGGTTTTATAATCTCTTAATTCATATGGAAGGAGCTGTATTTGCCTCTTTTTCAAACTATTTTATTCCATTAATTGGTGTGTTTCTTGGCTCTTTGTTTCTAAACGAAAGTGTATCTATTTATATGATAATTGGGCTGTTTATTATTATTTTCTCAATTATAATAAGTCGTAAAACGAAAAGTTGTAACCGTCAAGATAAACTGGCTCTTACGCAATTTTGGTGGTAA